A DNA window from Mastomys coucha isolate ucsf_1 unplaced genomic scaffold, UCSF_Mcou_1 pScaffold21, whole genome shotgun sequence contains the following coding sequences:
- the Bbc3 gene encoding bcl-2-binding component 3 isoform X1 has protein sequence MLAFVTRRGVCAPGSAMARARQEGSSPEPVEGLARDSPRPFPLGRLMPSAVSCGLCEPGLPAAPAAPALLPAAYLCAPTAPPAVTAALGGPRWPGGHRSRPRGPRPDGPQPSLSPAQQHLESPVPSAPEALAGGPTQAAPGVRVEEEEWAREIGAQLRRMADDLNAQYERRRQEEQHRHRPSPWRVMYNLFMGLLPLPRDPGAPEMEPN, from the exons ATGTTGGCGTTTGTCACCCGGAGGGGTGTCTGC GCTCCAGGGAGCGCCATGGCCCGCGCACGCCAGGAGGGCAGCTCTCCGGAGCCCGTAGAGGGCCTAGCCCGCGACAGCCCGCGCCCCTTCCCGCTCGGCCGCCTGATGCCCTCCGCTGTATCCTGCGGCCTCTGCGAGCCCGGCCTGCCCGCCGCCCCTGCTGCCCCTGCCTTGCTGCCGGCCGCCTACCTCTGCGCCCCCACCGCCCCACCTGCCGTCACCGCCGCCCTGGGGGGCCCCCGCTGGCCTGGGGGTCACCGCAGCCGGCCCCGAGGCCCGCGCCCGGACG gtCCTCAGCCCTCGCTGTCACCAGCCCAGCAGCACCTAGAGTCGCCCGTGCCCAGCGCCCCGGAGGCCCTGGCGGGGGGCCCCACCCAAGCTGCCCCGGGAGTgcgtgtggaggaggaggagtgggccCGGGAGATCGGGGCCCAGCTGCGGCGGATGGCGGACGACCTCAACGCGCAGTACGAGCGGCGG aGACAAGAAGAGCAGCATCGACACCGACCCTCGCCCTGGAGGGTCATGTACAATCTCTTCATGGGACTCCTTCCCTTACCCAGGGATCCTGGAGCCCCAGAAATGGAGCCCAACTAG
- the Bbc3 gene encoding bcl-2-binding component 3 isoform X2 yields the protein MARARQEGSSPEPVEGLARDSPRPFPLGRLMPSAVSCGLCEPGLPAAPAAPALLPAAYLCAPTAPPAVTAALGGPRWPGGHRSRPRGPRPDGPQPSLSPAQQHLESPVPSAPEALAGGPTQAAPGVRVEEEEWAREIGAQLRRMADDLNAQYERRRQEEQHRHRPSPWRVMYNLFMGLLPLPRDPGAPEMEPN from the exons ATGGCCCGCGCACGCCAGGAGGGCAGCTCTCCGGAGCCCGTAGAGGGCCTAGCCCGCGACAGCCCGCGCCCCTTCCCGCTCGGCCGCCTGATGCCCTCCGCTGTATCCTGCGGCCTCTGCGAGCCCGGCCTGCCCGCCGCCCCTGCTGCCCCTGCCTTGCTGCCGGCCGCCTACCTCTGCGCCCCCACCGCCCCACCTGCCGTCACCGCCGCCCTGGGGGGCCCCCGCTGGCCTGGGGGTCACCGCAGCCGGCCCCGAGGCCCGCGCCCGGACG gtCCTCAGCCCTCGCTGTCACCAGCCCAGCAGCACCTAGAGTCGCCCGTGCCCAGCGCCCCGGAGGCCCTGGCGGGGGGCCCCACCCAAGCTGCCCCGGGAGTgcgtgtggaggaggaggagtgggccCGGGAGATCGGGGCCCAGCTGCGGCGGATGGCGGACGACCTCAACGCGCAGTACGAGCGGCGG aGACAAGAAGAGCAGCATCGACACCGACCCTCGCCCTGGAGGGTCATGTACAATCTCTTCATGGGACTCCTTCCCTTACCCAGGGATCCTGGAGCCCCAGAAATGGAGCCCAACTAG